DNA from Luteolibacter yonseiensis:
CTGCTGGGCTACAACGCGAACTCCGTCATCAACCTCAACGGCACGACGGTCAACCTCACCGGTGGCGTCCGCATCGGCGAATCAGGCGGTTCCAACGGCGTGTTGAATCTCAACACCGGCTCTCTTACCAACACCGGCCCTTTCCAGATCGGTCACAACGGCAGGGGGGTCGCCAACGTGAACATGCCGATCACCGTCGGCAGCGTGCAAATCGGCTCGGCCGGAGACGGTTCGGGAGGTGCTGCGGATGGAATTGGTGCGATTTACAATAACAAGGCCATGACTGTCACCGCCGGAGCGAGCACGGCGAACTTCGCCATCGGAAACGCTGGAAACGCCTACGGTTACTATCGCAGCAATCCGGGGGCATCGGTCACTGCTCAAGAGATCGGGATCGGCGGTGAGGGTGGTAATACGGCGACAAACGGCGGCGGAGTGCTGGACATGAATGCCGGTTCCGTCACCGCCGCGGCGTGGATCACCCCGAACCGTGGCGGAGCCGGCCAGACCTGCCTCCTGAATATCGAGGGTGGCACGCTGACCACTCCGAACTCCGGTCAGTTCCGGGTGAACATGCCCGTCGCCAACCAGTATGCGCTCCTCAATGTGAGCGGCACGGGTTCCATCGTCGGCGCCGGAGCGAACTCGACGATGAACCTCAACAACTCGTCCCTGGCCGATAGCCAGGGCCTGTTGACCATCGGCACGGGTGGCACGGTCCAGCTCTCCGGCATCTCGGCCTCCGGAGTCGGAGGAACGGCTATCGTCAACTTCAACGGAGGCACGCTCAAGGCCGCCGGAGCCTCTCCGAGCCTTTTGGGAACCGGGCTCACCGGTGTCTATCTCAACGGGGGCGGTGCCATCATCGACACCAATACCTTTGATGCCGGAATCACACCTCCGCTTGCCGCACCGCTCAGTGTCGGGGTGAAGACCATCGCTCTCAGCACGCCCGGTGCCGGCTACATCGGTCGTCCGATGGTCCGCATCATTGGTGATGGAGTGGGTGCCACCGCCGTCGCGGACTTCGATCCTGCGACGGGAGCTGTTTCCGGCATCACCGTCACCAACCCCGGCTCCGGATACAACACCGCGCCCACCGTCACCCTCATCGGTGGTGGTGGCACGACTGCGGCGGTTGTCGGCACGGTTGTGATGGATGTGGTTTCAACCTCGGGCGGACTTGTCAAGAATGGCACCGGGACGCTCACCCTCAACGGACTCAACACCTATACGGGCAACACCACCGTCAACGCCGGCGGGATCGCCCTGGCCGACAACGCGCAGCTGCTGTTCAAGATCGGGGCCAACGGTGTGTCGAACACCGTCACCGGGACCGGCACCGCCACCTTCAGCGGGGATTTCGAAATCGATACCTCCGCGGCGGTCGTCGCCAATGGAAACAGTTGGACGTTGGTCAACGCCGCGAGCTTGAACGAGTCCTTCACCGCCAGCTTCACCGTCAACGGCTTCACCGAGAGTTCGAACGTCTGGACCAAGGTGGCCGGTCCGAATACCTGGACCTTCTCCGAAGCGACGGGTGTCCTGTCCGTTTCCGTGGGAGCCGCCGGTTACGGTTCGTGGGCTTCCGGCTACGGACTCGGCGCGAACAGCGAACAAGGCGACCCTGACAACGACGGCATCAGAAACCTGATGGAATACGTGCTCGGCGGCATCCCATCCGGCGCGGGGGCGGCAAACACCTCCGTCCTTCCGACCCAGTCGTTGAACGCCACCAATCTGGTCCTCACCTTCCATCGTTCCGATCTCTCGGAAGGCGATGTCACGGTCAAGGCCCAGTGGTCGAACGACATGGTGAACTGGACCGACTTCGCCACCATCGGAGCCACCAGCTCCCTCCCTGCCGTGCAGGTGACCGAAGACACGCCGAGCGCCTCGCTCGATGAAGTCATCGTGACCATCCCACGCGCCGGCAGGGAAGCGAACGGCAAACTCTTCGGCCGCGTCAAAGCATCCAAGTAATCCCCATTGCTGAAATCCAAGGGGCCGGGAGTCGAACTCCCGGCCCTTTTTTGCGCACGCGCGGAATTGCGACCGTGGCGGTGCCCGTCATTCCTTTGCCATGGCTTTTTTCCGGATTCCGGCAATCATGACAGCGTCGTTCCACTCTCCATCACCATCATGCCTTTTTCCCAAGAGCGCCTCGCCCGTTTGGCCGAAACCATGGCCATCGCCACCGACGAACTCGCGGCCATCATCCGGCTGGGGGCTTCCCACGTTTTTCCGGCAGGTGCCTATCTGTTCCATGAATCCACCCCGCGATTGTGGATGGGCATTGTCGAGGACGGGGAATTGGAAATCGTCCGTGGCAATCACGGAAGCTCCACCCGCCTCGCCACGCTCCGGCGGGGCAGTGCCTTCAGCGAAGGGGTGCTGTTGGATGATCTGCCGCACTCCGCATCCGCCGTCGCGCTTGTGGAGGTGCGCGTATGGCTCATCCCCCGCGCGGTTTTTGAAAAGCTCCGCCTGGAGAAACCCGAAATTTTCTACCGCATGGTGGGTCACATCGCCCGCCGTCTCAGCGGACGCCTGGCTGCGGCGAACGAGCATCTGGTTTCGGGAAAATCGCCCGTCGTGGAAACATGGCGCAAGGAGCATGACCTGCTTGGCGAGCGCGAACTGCCGGACACCGCCTACTACGGCGTGCAGACCTTGCGGGGGATGGAGAATTTCCCCATTTCCGGCATCCCGCTGCATCACTTCGGCCACTTCGTCCGCAGTCTTGCCTATGTGAAGAAAGCCGCCGCCCGGGCCAACAAGGACCTTGGAGTGGTGCTTCCGGAACGTGCCGATGCCATCATCGCCGCCTGCGACGAGATCATCGCCGGAAAATGGCACGGGCATTTCACCATCGATATGATCCAGGGAGGAGCGGGCACCTCCACCAACATGAATGCCAACGAGGTCATCGCCAACCGCGCGCTTGAAATCCTCGGCCATCGCAAGGGGGAATACGAGTTCCTTCATCCGAATGACGACGTCAACCGGTCGCAGTCCACCAACGACGCCTATCCCACCGCCATCAAGCTCGGGGTCATCCTCACGATGCGTGACGCCACCTCCGCGCTGCGGGAATTGGAAGCCGCGCTGCTGGCCAAGGCCGCCGAATTCTCCGATGTCCTGAAAATGGGCCGCACCGAGAACCAGGACGCGGTGCCCATGACACTCGGTCAGGAATTTTCCGCCTATGCCTCCAGCATCAAGGATGGGATCCGCTACATCGAACGGGCTGCCGGGGAATTCCTCGATGTGAACATGGGGGCCACCGCCGTCGGCACCGGCATCAACAGCCCGCCCGGCTACGCACCGCTCTGCATCCGCCACCTCGCGGAAGTCAGCGGCTTGCCCGTCAGGCTTGCGGAGAATCTCGTGCAGTCCACCCAGGACAGCGGTGCTTTTTCCCTGATGAGCGGCGCGATGAAAACCGCCGCCGTCCAACTTTCCAAGATTTGCAACGACCTCCGCTGGTTGTCCTCCGGTCCCCGTGCCGGCTTGTATGAGATCCGCCTGCCGGCCATGCAACCCGGGTCGTCGATCATGCCGGGAAAGGTGAACCCGGTCATTCCGGAAATGGTCAGCCAGGTTTGTTACCAGATCATCGGCGCGGATGTCACGATCTCCATGGCATCGGAAGCCAGCGAGCTGGAACTGAACATGGCCGAGCCCATCATCGCCTTCAACCTGTTCTTCGGCCTCACGCTCTTGAGAAATGCGGCGATCGCCCTGCACACCCGCTGCATTTCCGGAATCGAGGCAAACCGGGAACGATGCCTCGGCTATGTCCGGAACTCCATTGGAACGGTCACCGCGCTCAATCCCGTGCTCGGCTATGAACGCAGCGCCGCGATTGCGAAGGAAGCGCTCGCCACCGGAGCGAGTGTCTATGATCTCGTGCTGGAAAAAGGCTGGCTCAGCAAGGATCAGCTCGACGACTTGCTCACTCCTGAGAAAATGACGGGACCCCGGTGAGCATTTGCATCTGTGGAGGCTTTTTTGACGGCACCGGCCGGGTGTGGGTTTGAATTACCCGTTGCATCCGCCGGAGGTTTCACCTAATAAATAGGCACTATGAAACCTCTTAAAGTCACCGCCCTCGTCATCGCCGCTTTTGCCGCCCTCGCCGCCACCTCGTGCAGCACCACGAAAGGTTTTGGCGAGGATCTGCAGAAGGTGGGCTCCAAGCTTGAGACCAAGGCCGAAGCCACCGGCGGCACCGCTCCTACCTATTGATCGGGGGATGATTCCCCGCAGTGGAGGTCATGAAGCCTCCGCTGTTTCGGGAGATCTCATGCCATTTTTCAGGCGGACCGCCTGAATTCGAAAACCCAAGGCCCCGCCTTGGGTTTTATGATTTATCGCCCGGCAGGTGGGTGAAGTTCAGCAGCTTGATCGTGTGGCTGCCTCACTGAAAATTGCATCCGATAAAACGGTTTGCGAACTCTTCCGCCAATCCTCGGGAGGTTCGGGGAGATTCACCCAGCTCCGGCAACCACCGTATTTCGCCTCGTAGGGGAATTCCCACGGAGTGGCGAGCTCGCGGATGCGGACGAGGGCCAGATGGATGCTTCCGGACGCCATGCCTTTTCCTTCCCAATCGAACCGGTCCTTCACGGTCTGATCCGAATAAATGTGGTAAGGATGCAAGGCGGCGACTTTTTCCCAGTCCGTCAGGGTGACCGCCCATTCCGCCTCCGCGTGGTGGGTGATGCGGATGATGTCGCCCGCCTGCCATTCCGGCAGCGCCTTTCCCTCACCTTCCCGGACCTGATCCGGTGTGGTGTGGAAGCGGGTGGGAAACAGGAAAAAGGACTCGTGGGCGAATGAGAAGCCCTGACGCCCTTCGTGGATGCCGCCTTTGCGCAGGAGAATCGTCTGCCGGCCTGTCGCCAGCGCGTCACAGACCACCTGCCATTCCTTGAAACCGATGGAAGCGTTCATCTCACTTCAGCCGAGATCATCCGCCGTCACGGAGGTTTGTTCGCGCGAACCGAGAATGCGCGCTTGGAGCGTCACGCGCTCGGGGGTGGCATCGAAGCGGTAGCTGTGGCAGTTCGGGCACAGCGCCGCGCCACTGCCGACGATGGAGTCACATCCTTCACAAACTTTGTAGCCTGAGGGATTGGCGGCGATTTTCGCGGCAGCGGCCGCACGGTTCGGAGGAGGAGAATCAGACATGGCGGGGTAATGAAAAAAGCGGCACCGGTGAACCGGTCCGCTTGTTTCGTTGAAGGATGATGAAACGGGCTGGCTGGACAATCAGGCAATGGCAGCGAATGCCTTGGCCGTCTTGCTCTTAAGGTTAGCAGCTTTGTTCGGGTGAATCAAGTTACGCTTTGCGGCCTTGTCAACCACGGAGGAGAAAGCGGAGCTGGCAGCGGCGGCTGCGGTCTTGTCACCGGAAGCGATCGCGGCAAGAGCCTTCTTGCGGAGCGTCT
Protein-coding regions in this window:
- a CDS encoding entericidin A/B family lipoprotein, yielding MKPLKVTALVIAAFAALAATSCSTTKGFGEDLQKVGSKLETKAEATGGTAPTY
- a CDS encoding aspartate ammonia-lyase: MPFSQERLARLAETMAIATDELAAIIRLGASHVFPAGAYLFHESTPRLWMGIVEDGELEIVRGNHGSSTRLATLRRGSAFSEGVLLDDLPHSASAVALVEVRVWLIPRAVFEKLRLEKPEIFYRMVGHIARRLSGRLAAANEHLVSGKSPVVETWRKEHDLLGERELPDTAYYGVQTLRGMENFPISGIPLHHFGHFVRSLAYVKKAAARANKDLGVVLPERADAIIAACDEIIAGKWHGHFTIDMIQGGAGTSTNMNANEVIANRALEILGHRKGEYEFLHPNDDVNRSQSTNDAYPTAIKLGVILTMRDATSALRELEAALLAKAAEFSDVLKMGRTENQDAVPMTLGQEFSAYASSIKDGIRYIERAAGEFLDVNMGATAVGTGINSPPGYAPLCIRHLAEVSGLPVRLAENLVQSTQDSGAFSLMSGAMKTAAVQLSKICNDLRWLSSGPRAGLYEIRLPAMQPGSSIMPGKVNPVIPEMVSQVCYQIIGADVTISMASEASELELNMAEPIIAFNLFFGLTLLRNAAIALHTRCISGIEANRERCLGYVRNSIGTVTALNPVLGYERSAAIAKEALATGASVYDLVLEKGWLSKDQLDDLLTPEKMTGPR
- a CDS encoding DUF1802 family protein, with amino-acid sequence MNASIGFKEWQVVCDALATGRQTILLRKGGIHEGRQGFSFAHESFFLFPTRFHTTPDQVREGEGKALPEWQAGDIIRITHHAEAEWAVTLTDWEKVAALHPYHIYSDQTVKDRFDWEGKGMASGSIHLALVRIRELATPWEFPYEAKYGGCRSWVNLPEPPEDWRKSSQTVLSDAIFSEAATRSSC
- the rpsT gene encoding 30S ribosomal protein S20, whose amino-acid sequence is MANHKSSIKRARQTVVRTERNRAEKSRMKTLRKKALAAIASGDKTAAAAASSAFSSVVDKAAKRNLIHPNKAANLKSKTAKAFAAIA